The following are encoded in a window of Citrobacter freundii genomic DNA:
- the ptsN gene encoding PTS IIA-like nitrogen regulatory protein PtsN, with protein MTNNDTTLQLSTVLNQECTRSGVHCQSKKRALEIISELAAKQLSLPSQVVFEAILTREKMGSTGIGNGIAIPHGKLEEDTMRAVGVFVQLETPIAFDAIDNQPVDLLFALLVPADQTKTHLHTLSLVAKRLADKTICRRLRSAQSDQELYQIITDTEGVQDEA; from the coding sequence ATGACAAATAACGATACGACTCTACAACTGAGTACTGTTCTTAACCAGGAATGTACGCGCTCTGGTGTTCACTGCCAAAGCAAAAAACGCGCTCTGGAAATCATCAGCGAACTGGCAGCAAAGCAGCTCAGCTTGCCTTCTCAGGTGGTATTTGAAGCCATTCTGACGCGTGAAAAAATGGGCAGTACCGGCATCGGCAATGGTATTGCCATTCCGCACGGAAAGCTGGAAGAAGACACGATGCGCGCGGTCGGCGTGTTTGTGCAGCTCGAAACGCCTATCGCGTTCGACGCCATTGATAATCAACCGGTCGATCTGTTGTTCGCCCTGCTGGTTCCCGCAGACCAAACCAAGACGCATTTGCACACCTTGTCACTGGTTGCAAAACGTCTGGCGGATAAAACCATCTGTCGCCGCCTGCGTTCCGCGCAGAGCGATCAGGAGCTGTATCAAATCATCACGGACACCGAAGGTGTACAGGATGAAGCATAG
- the npr gene encoding PTS phosphocarrier protein NPr, which produces MTVKQTVEITNKLGMHARPAMKLFELMQGFEAEVLLRNDEGTEAEANSVIALLMLDSAKGRQIEVEASGPQEVEALAAVIALFNSGFDED; this is translated from the coding sequence ATGACCGTAAAACAGACTGTCGAAATCACCAATAAGCTGGGCATGCACGCCCGGCCTGCGATGAAGCTGTTTGAATTAATGCAGGGTTTTGAGGCGGAAGTGCTGTTGCGTAACGATGAAGGTACAGAGGCGGAAGCGAACAGCGTCATCGCCCTGCTGATGCTGGATTCCGCCAAAGGTCGCCAGATAGAGGTTGAAGCCTCTGGTCCACAGGAAGTAGAAGCCCTGGCTGCGGTGATTGCGCTGTTTAATTCGGGATTTGACGAGGATTAG
- the hpf gene encoding ribosome hibernation promoting factor, with translation MQLNITGNNVEITEALRDFVNTKFAKLEQYFDRINQVYIVLKVEKVTHISDATLHVNGGEIHASAEGQDMYAAIDGLIDKLARQLTKHKDKLKQH, from the coding sequence ATGCAGCTCAACATCACTGGAAACAACGTCGAAATCACTGAAGCACTGCGTGACTTTGTGAACACAAAGTTCGCCAAACTTGAGCAATATTTCGACCGGATTAATCAGGTCTATATTGTGTTGAAGGTGGAGAAGGTGACACACATCTCGGATGCAACACTGCATGTGAACGGTGGCGAAATTCATGCCAGCGCGGAAGGTCAGGATATGTACGCCGCCATTGACGGTTTAATTGATAAACTGGCTCGGCAGTTAACAAAACATAAAGATAAACTGAAACAGCACTAA
- the rapZ gene encoding RNase adapter RapZ: MVLMIVSGRSGSGKSVALRALEDMGFYCVDNLPVVLLPDLARTLADSQISAAVSIDVRNMPESPEIFEQAMNNLPEGFSPQLLFLDADRNTLIRRYSDTRRLHPLSSKNLSLESAIDKESDLLEPLRSRADLIVDTSEMSVHELAEMLRTRLLGKRERELTMVFESFGFKHGIPIDADYVFDVRFLPNPHWDPKLRPMTGLDRPVAAFLDRHTEVHNFIYQTRSYLELWLPMLETNNRSYLTVAIGCTGGKHRSVYIAEQLADYFRSRGKNVQSRHRTLEKRKS; the protein is encoded by the coding sequence ATGGTACTGATGATCGTCAGCGGTCGTTCAGGGTCAGGCAAATCTGTTGCCCTGCGAGCGCTGGAAGATATGGGTTTTTACTGCGTGGATAACCTTCCCGTAGTGCTGTTGCCCGATCTGGCCCGCACCCTGGCCGATAGCCAAATTTCTGCGGCCGTCAGCATTGATGTGCGCAATATGCCTGAGTCACCAGAAATTTTCGAGCAGGCAATGAATAACCTGCCTGAAGGTTTCTCGCCGCAGCTGCTGTTCCTCGATGCTGACCGTAACACGCTGATCCGTCGCTACAGTGATACCCGTCGACTGCACCCACTCTCCAGCAAAAATCTGTCACTGGAAAGTGCTATCGATAAGGAAAGTGACTTACTGGAGCCACTGCGTTCTCGCGCGGACCTGATCGTCGATACCTCTGAAATGTCCGTGCACGAGCTGGCAGAAATGTTGCGTACCCGACTGCTGGGCAAACGTGAACGTGAACTGACCATGGTATTCGAATCCTTTGGCTTCAAGCACGGCATCCCGATTGATGCGGATTACGTCTTTGACGTGCGCTTCCTGCCAAACCCACACTGGGACCCTAAACTGCGTCCGATGACCGGTCTGGACAGGCCCGTTGCCGCGTTTCTCGACCGCCACACAGAAGTACACAATTTTATCTACCAGACTCGCAGCTATCTTGAGCTATGGTTACCGATGCTGGAGACTAACAATCGCAGCTACCTCACCGTAGCCATCGGCTGTACCGGCGGGAAACACCGATCGGTGTATATTGCAGAGCAACTGGCTGACTACTTCCGCTCTCGCGGTAAAAACGTGCAGTCACGCCATCGCACGCTGGAAAAACGCAAATCATGA